One genomic segment of Erysipelotrichaceae bacterium 66202529 includes these proteins:
- a CDS encoding AAA family ATPase, whose product MEKIERTQYLDKLIAFKDKKIMKVITGIRRCGKSTMMEMYQEYLLSHGVLQEQIIAINLEDYDYYELRDPMKLHAYIKERLVDGKQTYIFIDEIQQCESFPRVVDSLYIKKDTDLYLTGSNAYMLSSELATLLSGRYVEIAMLPLSFYEYVKATKNEANLALAYREYLETSSFPYVLELRGQPKEIRDYLDSIYNTIVVKDISKRKKIVDSMMLESIARFVFDNIGSQMSTKKIADTMTSNGRKIDVKTVERYVHGLVESFIIYQAKRYNIKGKQYLKTLDKYYVADIGMRNMLLGTRAADVGHVLENVIYLELIRRGYDVYVGKIDDLEIDFVAMEQKSILYVQVAATVRDEKTLTRELASLQKIKDHYPKLLLTLDEDPEADYDGIRRLNALDWLMDTTR is encoded by the coding sequence ATGGAAAAAATAGAACGAACACAGTATCTTGATAAGTTAATCGCCTTTAAGGATAAAAAAATTATGAAGGTTATTACTGGAATAAGAAGATGCGGCAAATCCACGATGATGGAGATGTATCAGGAATATTTGCTTAGCCATGGGGTTTTACAGGAACAGATTATCGCGATCAACTTAGAAGATTATGATTATTATGAGCTACGTGATCCCATGAAGTTACACGCATATATCAAGGAACGGCTTGTCGATGGAAAACAAACCTATATCTTTATCGATGAAATTCAGCAGTGTGAATCTTTCCCCAGGGTTGTGGACAGTTTATATATTAAAAAGGATACAGATCTTTATCTAACAGGATCAAATGCCTATATGCTTTCCAGCGAGCTTGCAACTTTGCTTTCTGGACGCTATGTAGAAATAGCAATGCTGCCTCTATCCTTTTATGAGTACGTTAAGGCAACGAAAAATGAAGCTAATCTTGCACTGGCATATCGTGAATATCTTGAAACCAGTTCTTTTCCATATGTATTAGAGTTAAGAGGACAACCAAAAGAAATCAGGGATTATCTGGACAGTATCTATAATACAATCGTTGTAAAGGATATATCAAAGAGAAAAAAAATAGTAGATTCCATGATGCTGGAGAGTATCGCAAGATTTGTATTTGATAACATTGGCAGTCAGATGTCTACCAAAAAAATAGCAGATACGATGACCTCGAATGGCAGAAAAATTGATGTAAAAACAGTAGAACGCTATGTACATGGGCTTGTGGAAAGCTTTATTATCTATCAGGCAAAGCGTTATAATATCAAAGGAAAGCAATATCTGAAGACTTTGGATAAATATTATGTAGCGGACATTGGAATGCGAAATATGCTGCTCGGGACGCGTGCTGCAGATGTAGGTCATGTACTTGAAAATGTGATTTATCTGGAATTGATACGTAGAGGATATGATGTATACGTTGGGAAAATTGATGATTTAGAAATTGATTTTGTCGCTATGGAGCAAAAATCTATTCTTTATGTACAGGTTGCAGCTACTGTAAGAGATGAAAAAACATTAACAAGAGAGCTTGCATCCTTACAAAAAATAAAGGATCATTATCCAAAGCTGCTGCTCACCTTAGACGAAGATCCTGAAGCAGATTATGATGGAATTCGTCGTTTGAATGCCTTGGACTGGCTCATGGATACAACACGATAG